From one Lolium rigidum isolate FL_2022 chromosome 4, APGP_CSIRO_Lrig_0.1, whole genome shotgun sequence genomic stretch:
- the LOC124706098 gene encoding glucose and ribitol dehydrogenase homolog — MASQQFPPQKQDSQPGKEHLMEPRPEAIIKNYKAANKLQGKVALVTGGDSGIGRAVCLCFAMEGATVAFTYLKGHEDKDAEETLHALRDIKSRVGSGAGDPMALPADLGYEENCRKVVEEVANAHGGRIDILVNNAAEQYVRPCITDITEQDLDRVFRTNIYSFFFMAKYAVKRMKERGGGGSIINTTSVNAYKGNTTLLDYTATKGAIVAFTRALSMQLAEQGIRVNGVAPGPIWTPLIPASFPEEKVKQFGSEVPMKRAGQPSEVAPCFVFLASEQDSSYMSGQVLHPNGGVVVNG, encoded by the exons ATGGCGTCGCAGCAGTTCCCGCCGCAGAAGCAGGACTCGCAGCCCGGCAAGGAGCACCTCATGGAACCCCGTCCAGAGGCCATCATCAAGAACTACAAAGCCGCCAACAAGCTCCAG GGCAAGGTGGCGCTGGTGACCGGCGGCGACTCGGGCATCGGGCGCGCGGTGTGTCTGTGCTTCGCAATGGAGGGCGCCACGGTGGCCTTCACGTACCTCAAGGGGCACGAGGACAAGGACGCGGAGGAGACCCTGCACGCGCTCCGCGACATCAAGTCCCGAGTCGGCAGCGGCGCGGGCGACCCCATGGCGCTCCCCGCCGACCTGGGCTACGAGGAGAACTGCCGCAAGGTCGTCGAAGAGGTCGCCAACGCGCACGGCGGCCGCATCGACATCCTGGTGAACAACGCGGCGGAGCAGTACGTGCGGCCGTGCATCACGGACATCACGGAGCAGGACCTGGACCGGGTGTTCCGCACCAACATCTACTCCTTCTTCTTCATGGCCAAGTACGCGGTGAAGCGCATgaaggagcgcggcggcggcgggagcatcATCAACACCACCTCCGTCAACGCGTACAAGGGCAACACCACGCTGCTGGACTACACGGCCACCAAGGGCGCCATCGTGGCCTTCACGCGCGCGTTGTCGATGCAGCTGGCGGAGCAGGGGATCCGGGTCAACGGCGTCGCGCCGGGGCCCATCTGGACGCCGCTGATCCCGGCGTCGTTCCCGGAGGAGAAGGTGAAGCAGTTCGGGTCGGAGGTGCCCATGAAGCGCGCGGGCCAGCCCAGCGAGGTCGCGCCATGCTTCGTCTTCCTCGCCAGCGAGCAGGACTCCTCCTACATGTCCGGCCAGGTCCTCCACCCCAACG GTGGCGTCGTCGTCAATGGCTGA